Proteins from one Sphingopyxis terrae subsp. terrae NBRC 15098 genomic window:
- the amaB gene encoding L-piperidine-6-carboxylate dehydrogenase — MAGIEKMTAGLLDTLGVERALYTQGSMPSHSPLTGEQIAAVRIADAADTDAALAAAGAAFRAWRDVPAPRRGELVRLFGEELRAAKDDLATLVTIEAGKIPSEGAGEVQEMIDICDFAVGLSRQLHGLTIATERPGHRMMEIWHPLGVVGVISAFNFPVAVWAWNAALALVCGNSVVWKPSEKTPLTALATQAIFERALRRFGDAPAGLSQVLIGGRETGEALVDDARVALVSATGSTRMGRAVAPRLAQRFARAILELGGNNGVIVAPSADLDLALRGVAFGAMGTAGQRCTTTRRLFVHDIIHDGFVARLKAAYASVGVGNPLESTVLVGPLIDRAAYEAMQAALAAAKAAGGVVHGGDRVGEGASYYVRPALVEMPGQVGPVLEETFAPILYVMRYDDLDTAIRLHNDVAAGLSSAIFTTDLREAERFLTASDCGIANVNLGTSGAEIGGAFGGEKETGGGRESGSDAWRQYMRRATNTVNYSDALPLAQGVSFDLG; from the coding sequence ATGGCCGGGATCGAGAAAATGACGGCAGGCCTGCTCGATACGCTCGGCGTGGAGCGCGCCTTATACACCCAGGGTTCGATGCCGTCCCATTCGCCGCTGACCGGCGAGCAGATCGCGGCGGTCCGGATCGCCGATGCCGCCGACACCGACGCCGCGCTCGCCGCCGCCGGTGCGGCGTTTCGCGCGTGGCGCGACGTGCCCGCCCCGCGCCGCGGCGAGCTGGTGCGGTTGTTCGGTGAGGAACTGCGCGCCGCCAAGGATGATCTTGCGACGCTGGTGACGATCGAGGCGGGCAAGATTCCGTCCGAAGGCGCGGGCGAGGTGCAGGAGATGATCGACATCTGCGACTTTGCGGTCGGCCTGTCGCGCCAGCTTCACGGCCTCACCATCGCGACCGAGCGACCCGGGCACCGGATGATGGAGATATGGCACCCGCTGGGCGTCGTGGGCGTCATCTCCGCCTTCAATTTTCCGGTCGCCGTCTGGGCATGGAATGCCGCGCTAGCGCTCGTCTGCGGCAATAGCGTGGTTTGGAAGCCTTCCGAAAAGACGCCGCTTACTGCCTTGGCGACGCAGGCGATTTTCGAGCGCGCCTTGCGGCGGTTCGGCGACGCGCCCGCGGGATTGTCGCAAGTGCTGATCGGCGGGCGCGAGACAGGCGAGGCGCTTGTCGATGATGCCCGCGTCGCGCTCGTCTCGGCGACGGGATCGACGCGCATGGGCCGCGCCGTGGCGCCGCGCCTCGCGCAGCGGTTCGCGCGCGCGATCCTCGAACTCGGCGGCAATAACGGCGTGATCGTCGCCCCCTCGGCCGACCTCGATCTCGCGCTGCGCGGGGTCGCGTTCGGCGCAATGGGCACCGCGGGGCAGCGCTGCACGACGACGCGGCGGCTGTTCGTCCACGACATCATCCATGACGGCTTCGTCGCCAGGTTGAAGGCGGCCTATGCCAGCGTCGGCGTCGGCAATCCGCTGGAGAGCACCGTGCTGGTTGGCCCGCTCATTGACCGCGCTGCCTATGAGGCGATGCAGGCAGCGCTGGCGGCGGCAAAGGCCGCGGGCGGCGTCGTGCATGGCGGCGATCGGGTCGGCGAAGGCGCGAGCTATTATGTTCGCCCCGCACTCGTGGAAATGCCCGGGCAGGTCGGCCCGGTGCTGGAGGAGACGTTCGCGCCGATCCTCTACGTCATGCGCTACGACGATCTCGACACCGCGATCCGTCTGCACAATGATGTGGCGGCGGGACTGTCATCGGCGATCTTCACCACCGACCTGCGCGAAGCCGAGCGCTTCCTGACCGCGAGCGATTGCGGCATCGCCAACGTCAATCTCGGCACATCGGGCGCCGAGATCGGCGGAGCGTTCGGCGGCGAGAAGGAAACCGGCGGCGGACGCGAGAGCGGGTCGGATGCGTGGCGCCAATATATGCGCCGCGCTACGAACACGGTGAACTATTCCGACGCGCTTCCGCTGGCGCAGGGTGTCAGTTTCGATCTGGGTTAG
- a CDS encoding acetyl-CoA acetyltransferase produces the protein MTMTDPERIPVIIGVGQVNDRPADPDEGLDSLGLMVAALRVAAEDAGVPLAEIDSLAIVDQISFHSLGKLPEPLAAAIGASPAINYQSAAPHGDTPVRLLNEAANRIGAGEVKLAAIVGAEALRTAAGRAAKAASGEDKSYNAIRKVATRHEPDYAQKHGLAAPVDVYPLYENATRAAWGQSLAEAQDESAEIWSRFSEVAAENEGAWIRKPATPADILRVDERNRPIAFPYSKLMVANSSVNQGAGFLVASLAEARRRGIPEDRLIYVGMGAAAKEPPSILRRDRYNGSVSMETSINRTLALNGMTAQDFDFVELYSCFPCVPKMARRTLGWPVDRPATVFGGLTFGGGPIANYMSHAIVSMVDKLRRDGRYGFLFANGGFATDNHCIVLGKEPIAAASFPQDFDYQAEAEAKRGPVPDLVEDYTGPATIESYTIFYGRDGAPRAGVVVARTPAGERTLAHVDVEDATMLAILTDGKAEPVGAAGQIVALDEGFGWRAG, from the coding sequence ATGACCATGACCGATCCCGAGCGCATTCCCGTCATCATCGGCGTCGGCCAGGTCAACGACCGCCCCGCCGACCCCGACGAAGGCCTCGACTCGCTCGGGCTGATGGTCGCGGCGCTGCGGGTCGCCGCCGAAGACGCCGGCGTGCCGCTCGCCGAGATCGACAGCCTCGCGATCGTCGACCAGATCAGCTTTCATAGCCTTGGCAAGCTGCCCGAACCGCTGGCCGCCGCCATCGGCGCCAGCCCGGCGATCAATTACCAGTCGGCGGCGCCGCACGGCGACACGCCGGTACGCCTGCTCAACGAAGCGGCGAACCGCATCGGCGCAGGCGAGGTGAAGCTCGCGGCCATCGTCGGCGCCGAAGCGCTGCGCACCGCCGCGGGCCGCGCCGCCAAGGCCGCGAGCGGCGAGGACAAGAGCTATAACGCGATCCGCAAGGTCGCGACGCGGCACGAGCCTGATTATGCGCAGAAGCACGGCCTCGCCGCGCCGGTCGACGTCTATCCGCTCTATGAAAATGCGACGCGCGCCGCTTGGGGCCAGAGCCTCGCCGAAGCACAGGATGAAAGCGCCGAAATCTGGTCGCGCTTTTCGGAGGTTGCGGCGGAAAACGAAGGCGCCTGGATCCGCAAGCCCGCAACCCCCGCCGACATCCTGCGCGTCGACGAGCGCAACCGGCCGATCGCCTTTCCTTACTCCAAGCTGATGGTCGCCAATTCGTCGGTCAATCAGGGTGCGGGCTTCCTCGTCGCCAGCCTGGCCGAAGCGCGGCGGCGCGGCATACCCGAAGATCGGCTGATTTACGTGGGTATGGGCGCCGCGGCGAAGGAGCCGCCGAGCATCCTCCGCCGCGATCGCTATAACGGCAGCGTCAGCATGGAAACCTCGATCAACCGCACGCTCGCGCTCAATGGCATGACCGCGCAGGATTTCGATTTCGTCGAACTCTACAGCTGCTTCCCTTGCGTGCCGAAGATGGCACGCCGCACGCTCGGCTGGCCGGTCGACCGCCCCGCTACGGTGTTCGGCGGGCTGACCTTCGGCGGCGGCCCGATCGCCAATTATATGAGCCACGCAATTGTCTCGATGGTGGATAAACTCCGCCGCGATGGCCGCTACGGCTTCCTCTTCGCCAATGGCGGCTTCGCCACCGACAATCATTGCATTGTGCTGGGCAAGGAGCCGATCGCCGCGGCCAGCTTCCCGCAGGATTTCGACTATCAGGCCGAAGCCGAGGCCAAGCGCGGACCGGTGCCCGATCTGGTCGAGGATTATACAGGACCGGCAACGATCGAGAGCTACACCATCTTCTACGGCCGTGATGGCGCGCCAAGGGCGGGCGTCGTGGTGGCACGGACTCCGGCAGGAGAGCGCACGCTCGCACATGTCGATGTGGAGGATGCGACGATGTTGGCAATTCTGACCGACGGCAAGGCCGAACCGGTCGGTGCAGCGGGCCAGATCGTGGCGCTCGACGAAGGCTTCGGATGGCGGGCAGGCTGA
- a CDS encoding enoyl-CoA hydratase-related protein, with product MTDTTILTERRGHVLIVTINRPEARNAVNAAVHVGIGTALEAAENDPEIRAVVITGAGDKSFCAGADLVALSRGESLAPSDPDQLAWGFAGMVSHPISKPIIAAVNGFAFGGGCEIALMSDIIVAAEHAQFGLPEVKVGLFAAAGGAFRLAQQMPRKLAMEHMLTGDPIPAARAAQFGLVNHVVPLAELMPTALALADKIAANAPLSVQASKRVALGIQDGRIAADAPYWEHNTLERSALMRSEDAREGPRAFAEKRKPEWKAR from the coding sequence ATGACCGACACCACCATTCTTACCGAACGCCGCGGCCATGTGCTGATCGTCACGATCAACCGCCCCGAGGCGCGCAACGCGGTCAACGCCGCGGTCCATGTCGGCATCGGCACCGCGCTCGAAGCCGCCGAGAACGACCCCGAAATCCGCGCCGTCGTCATCACCGGCGCGGGCGACAAGAGCTTTTGCGCCGGCGCCGACCTCGTCGCCCTGTCGCGCGGCGAGAGCCTCGCGCCGTCGGACCCCGATCAGCTTGCATGGGGCTTCGCGGGCATGGTGTCGCACCCGATCTCGAAGCCGATCATCGCCGCGGTCAACGGCTTCGCTTTCGGCGGCGGCTGCGAGATCGCGCTGATGAGCGACATCATCGTCGCTGCCGAGCATGCCCAATTCGGCCTGCCCGAAGTCAAGGTCGGGCTGTTCGCCGCTGCGGGCGGTGCCTTCCGCCTTGCGCAGCAGATGCCGCGCAAGCTGGCGATGGAGCATATGCTGACCGGCGACCCGATCCCCGCCGCGCGCGCGGCGCAATTCGGCCTCGTCAACCATGTCGTCCCGCTCGCCGAGCTGATGCCGACCGCGCTTGCGCTCGCCGACAAGATTGCCGCCAACGCGCCGCTGTCGGTGCAGGCATCGAAGCGCGTCGCACTTGGCATCCAGGACGGCCGCATCGCCGCCGACGCGCCCTATTGGGAGCACAACACCCTGGAACGCAGCGCCTTGATGCGCAGCGAGGACGCACGCGAAGGCCCGCGCGCCTTTGCCGAAAAGCGCAAGCCCGAATGGAAAGCGCGCTGA
- the fsa gene encoding fructose-6-phosphate aldolase, with the protein MKFFADTAEIADIKELAATGLLDGVTTNPSLIAKSGRDFKEVTKEICALVDGPVSAEVVALDHETMMKEAEILRKIADNVCIKVPLTIDGLKTCKALTGDGTMVNVTLCFSATQALLAAKAGATFVSPFVGRHDDNGFDGMQLIADIRLIYDNYAFETEILVASVRHGIHVLEAAKIGADVMTAPPSVIKGLFKHVLTEKGIEGFLADWAKTGQSI; encoded by the coding sequence ATGAAATTCTTTGCCGACACCGCCGAAATCGCCGACATCAAGGAACTGGCCGCAACGGGGCTGCTCGATGGCGTCACCACCAACCCGTCGCTGATCGCCAAGTCGGGCCGCGACTTCAAGGAAGTGACGAAGGAGATCTGCGCACTCGTCGATGGCCCGGTCTCGGCAGAGGTCGTTGCGCTCGATCATGAAACGATGATGAAGGAGGCCGAAATCCTCCGCAAGATCGCCGACAATGTCTGCATCAAGGTGCCGCTGACGATCGACGGGCTCAAGACCTGCAAGGCGCTGACCGGCGACGGCACGATGGTCAATGTCACGCTCTGCTTCTCGGCGACGCAGGCGCTGCTCGCGGCGAAGGCGGGCGCGACCTTCGTTTCGCCCTTCGTCGGTCGCCACGACGACAATGGTTTCGACGGCATGCAGTTGATCGCCGACATCCGGCTGATCTACGACAATTATGCCTTCGAGACCGAAATCCTGGTCGCGAGCGTGCGCCACGGCATCCATGTTCTCGAAGCCGCCAAGATCGGCGCCGATGTGATGACTGCGCCGCCGTCGGTCATCAAGGGATTGTTCAAGCATGTCCTGACCGAAAAGGGCATCGAAGGCTTCCTGGCCGACTGGGCCAAGACCGGGCAGTCGATCTGA
- the radA gene encoding DNA repair protein RadA — MAKAKRQYVCQNCGSVSYRWQGQCADCGEWNTLVEEASETVFSAKHDLSKGGRSLALETLGEHSPMPERMLCGIAEFDRALGGGFVAGSVTLIGGDPGIGKSTLLLQAAGRLAKAGKSVVYISGEEAAGQVRLRAQRLGLGDAPVALASATSVRDILATLDSRDADFVVIDSIQTMHSDLIDSAPGTVSQVRASAQELIRYAKDGVAAIVLVGHVTKDGTIAGPRVLEHMVDTVLAFEGERSHQYRILRAVKNRFGGTDEIGVFAMGEEGLGEVSNPSSLFLTDRSRDVPGSVVFPALEGTRPVLVEVQALTVRLASGATPRRAVVGWDSGRLAMVLAVLEARCGLQMGGAEVYLNIAGGYRLTDPAADLAVAAALISAFSERPAPADAIVFGELSLSGEIRPVAHDALRLREAAKLGFSKGWGPKGMKAVNGIGVTGFTRLGELVDLMLGRD; from the coding sequence ATGGCCAAAGCAAAGCGTCAATATGTCTGCCAGAATTGCGGGTCGGTCTCGTACCGGTGGCAGGGGCAATGCGCCGATTGCGGCGAGTGGAATACCCTGGTCGAAGAGGCGAGCGAAACCGTCTTTTCGGCGAAGCACGACCTGTCGAAAGGCGGCCGTTCGCTGGCGCTCGAGACGCTGGGCGAGCATAGCCCGATGCCGGAGCGGATGCTGTGCGGCATCGCCGAATTCGACCGGGCGCTCGGCGGCGGCTTCGTCGCCGGATCGGTGACGCTGATCGGCGGCGATCCGGGGATCGGCAAGTCTACCTTGTTGTTGCAGGCGGCCGGGCGGCTCGCGAAGGCGGGCAAGTCGGTCGTCTATATCAGCGGCGAGGAAGCGGCGGGTCAGGTGCGGCTGCGCGCGCAGCGGCTGGGGCTCGGCGATGCGCCGGTCGCGCTGGCGAGCGCGACGTCGGTGCGCGACATATTGGCGACGCTCGACAGCCGCGACGCCGATTTCGTCGTCATCGATTCGATCCAGACGATGCACAGCGACCTCATCGACAGCGCGCCGGGAACGGTGAGCCAGGTCCGCGCGAGCGCGCAGGAACTGATCCGCTATGCCAAGGACGGCGTCGCGGCGATCGTCCTCGTCGGGCATGTCACCAAGGATGGCACGATCGCAGGTCCGCGCGTCCTTGAACATATGGTCGATACGGTGCTGGCGTTCGAGGGCGAGCGCAGCCACCAGTATCGCATCCTGCGCGCGGTGAAGAACCGCTTTGGCGGCACCGACGAAATCGGCGTCTTCGCGATGGGTGAGGAGGGGCTGGGCGAGGTCAGCAACCCATCGAGCCTGTTCCTGACCGACCGCAGCCGCGACGTGCCGGGATCGGTCGTCTTCCCGGCGCTGGAGGGGACGCGCCCGGTGCTGGTGGAGGTGCAGGCGCTGACCGTGCGGCTGGCGAGCGGCGCGACGCCGCGGCGCGCGGTCGTCGGCTGGGACAGCGGGCGCCTGGCTATGGTGCTTGCGGTGCTCGAAGCGCGCTGCGGGCTCCAGATGGGCGGCGCGGAAGTCTATCTCAACATCGCGGGCGGCTATCGCCTGACCGATCCCGCCGCCGATCTGGCGGTCGCTGCAGCGCTGATCTCGGCGTTCAGCGAGCGGCCGGCTCCCGCCGATGCGATCGTCTTCGGCGAATTGTCGCTGTCGGGCGAAATTCGCCCTGTTGCGCACGACGCGCTGCGCCTGCGCGAAGCCGCGAAGCTCGGTTTTTCAAAGGGCTGGGGGCCGAAGGGGATGAAGGCTGTGAACGGCATCGGCGTTACCGGCTTCACGCGGCTCGGCGAACTCGTTGACCTGATGCTCGGGCGCGACTAG
- a CDS encoding CvpA family protein, with protein MGSLTALDIIVLTLVGGGAVLGFSRGLVQEVTTLLAWVLAIAAVRFFHPAVTEFVSRWVGTAGGAAMLAFVLLFGIVFGLAKWGSRAMGQRSRASIVGGIDRGLGAGFGAVKGLLIAAIGFMLVTLLYDIGYGNAQRPEWMEQSRTYPALNATSAALSKVIAERRAEARAAESTTVKQDAPDAAAK; from the coding sequence ATGGGAAGTCTGACGGCTCTGGATATCATCGTGCTGACGCTGGTCGGTGGCGGCGCAGTGCTCGGTTTTTCGCGCGGGCTGGTGCAGGAGGTGACGACGCTGCTCGCCTGGGTGCTGGCGATCGCGGCGGTGCGCTTCTTTCATCCGGCGGTGACCGAGTTCGTGTCGCGTTGGGTCGGAACCGCGGGCGGAGCGGCGATGCTCGCCTTCGTTCTTCTCTTCGGTATCGTCTTCGGCCTCGCCAAATGGGGTTCGCGCGCGATGGGGCAGCGCAGCCGCGCCTCGATCGTCGGCGGTATCGACCGTGGGCTCGGCGCGGGTTTCGGGGCGGTGAAGGGGCTGTTGATCGCCGCGATCGGCTTCATGCTCGTCACGCTTCTCTATGACATCGGCTATGGCAATGCGCAGCGTCCCGAATGGATGGAGCAGAGCCGCACCTATCCCGCACTCAACGCGACGAGCGCTGCGCTGAGCAAGGTGATCGCCGAGCGGCGGGCCGAAGCGCGCGCCGCCGAAAGCACGACCGTGAAGCAGGACGCGCCCGACGCGGCCGCGAAATGA
- a CDS encoding iron-sulfur cluster assembly scaffold protein, protein MSAPLYNRDILALAVANADYPPLPEARHHISARAPLCGSAIILDLDADESGRVTKVGLHVEACALGQASAALVARYAPGRALGDIRAARDAIAGWFAGEGAMPDWPGFDLLAPARDYPARQGAILLPFDAAIAALEDDEVTA, encoded by the coding sequence ATGAGCGCGCCGCTGTATAACCGCGACATATTGGCGCTGGCAGTCGCCAATGCCGATTATCCGCCGCTGCCCGAGGCGCGGCATCATATCTCGGCGCGCGCGCCGCTGTGCGGCAGCGCGATCATTCTCGACCTCGACGCCGACGAGAGCGGACGGGTGACGAAGGTCGGCCTGCACGTCGAAGCCTGCGCGCTGGGGCAGGCGTCGGCGGCGCTGGTCGCACGCTACGCGCCCGGCCGCGCGCTCGGGGATATTCGCGCCGCGCGCGACGCCATCGCCGGCTGGTTCGCGGGCGAGGGCGCGATGCCCGACTGGCCCGGCTTCGATCTGCTCGCGCCGGCGCGCGACTATCCGGCGCGGCAGGGCGCAATACTGCTGCCTTTCGATGCCGCCATCGCCGCGCTTGAGGATGACGAGGTGACGGCATGA
- a CDS encoding cation:proton antiporter domain-containing protein: MTFLVAATAPAVTEVAARTPTDTLLFEGAVLLGVATLFVLIFRRLGLGAVLGYLIAGALVGPHGLGLVGGGESKLQIAEIGIAFLLFLVGLELHPRRLWQLRRAIFGLGLAQVVVTGLILTGLIFVTLGFSPAAALALGLPLALSSTAQVLPSLKSSGRINSPFGEKAFSILLFQDLAIVPMITIIAALSRAPADPSAPPGTLLALYTLLAIAGLVLAGRFVVNPLLRLVARYGERELFVVVGLLVVLASSALMHSLHVSTALGAFVAGVMLADSPYRHEIEADVEPFRLILLGLFFLAVGMVLDVNVILADPLRVLLLAAGLVAVKVVVLTLLVRAFGKSWKTALGLALLLSQGGEFGFLLFTQAADALLIAPEAASLFSAVVTLSMVSTPFLMLFARNLEFSPDRDGDELEGPDDAPRGSALVIGYGRFGQIVAQMLHAVDCSVTLIDKKPSQIELSGRFDTKVYFGDGLRLDLLRRAGAEEARVIIYCIDDATVDAEVLRPIVEAFPQAKILTRVFDRRQLMAIEGAGTAGAVREVFESSIALGLMALEKLDVDPRQMEDVEAALRQLDATRLAAQMDEGDLAAGKDHRFKPGGGRESASVLEKLRQRRQEAKAAARDEEAMQAADPESA; this comes from the coding sequence ATGACTTTTCTCGTCGCGGCAACGGCGCCCGCCGTCACCGAGGTGGCGGCGCGCACCCCGACCGATACGCTGTTGTTTGAAGGCGCGGTGCTGCTGGGCGTTGCTACGTTGTTCGTGTTGATCTTCCGCCGTTTGGGGCTCGGCGCGGTGCTCGGCTATCTGATCGCCGGCGCGCTCGTGGGGCCGCACGGTCTGGGCCTCGTTGGCGGTGGCGAGTCGAAGCTGCAGATCGCCGAGATCGGCATCGCCTTCCTCTTGTTTCTCGTCGGCCTCGAACTGCATCCGCGTCGGCTTTGGCAGCTGCGCCGCGCCATTTTCGGGCTCGGGCTGGCGCAGGTTGTCGTCACCGGGCTGATCCTGACCGGGCTGATCTTCGTTACGCTGGGCTTCAGCCCCGCAGCGGCGCTCGCGCTTGGCCTGCCGCTCGCGCTGTCGTCGACGGCGCAGGTGCTGCCGAGCCTCAAAAGCTCGGGCCGGATCAACTCGCCTTTCGGCGAGAAGGCCTTTTCGATCCTGCTCTTTCAGGATCTGGCGATCGTGCCGATGATCACGATCATCGCCGCGCTGTCGCGGGCGCCCGCCGACCCTTCGGCGCCGCCGGGCACGCTGTTGGCGCTCTATACGCTGCTCGCCATCGCGGGGCTGGTTCTCGCCGGCCGGTTCGTCGTCAATCCGCTGCTGCGTCTCGTCGCGCGCTATGGCGAGCGCGAACTGTTCGTCGTCGTCGGCCTGCTCGTCGTGCTGGCAAGTTCGGCGCTGATGCACAGCCTGCATGTTTCGACCGCGCTGGGGGCTTTCGTCGCGGGCGTGATGCTCGCTGATTCGCCGTATCGCCACGAGATAGAGGCCGATGTCGAACCCTTCCGCCTGATCCTGCTCGGCCTGTTCTTCCTGGCCGTTGGCATGGTGCTGGACGTCAACGTGATCCTCGCCGATCCGCTGCGCGTCCTGCTGCTCGCGGCGGGTCTGGTCGCGGTCAAGGTCGTGGTGCTGACGCTGCTCGTGCGCGCGTTCGGCAAATCGTGGAAAACCGCGCTCGGCCTCGCGCTGCTGCTCAGCCAGGGCGGTGAATTCGGCTTCCTGCTCTTTACCCAGGCCGCCGACGCGCTGCTTATCGCGCCCGAGGCGGCGAGCCTGTTCAGCGCAGTGGTGACGCTGTCGATGGTATCGACGCCTTTCCTGATGCTATTCGCCCGCAACCTCGAATTCTCGCCCGATCGCGATGGCGACGAACTCGAAGGACCCGACGATGCGCCGCGCGGCTCGGCGCTCGTCATCGGCTATGGCCGCTTCGGCCAGATCGTGGCGCAGATGCTCCACGCGGTCGATTGTTCGGTCACGCTGATCGACAAGAAGCCGAGCCAGATCGAATTGTCCGGCCGGTTCGACACCAAGGTCTATTTCGGTGACGGGCTGCGGCTCGACCTGCTCCGCCGCGCGGGCGCGGAGGAGGCGCGGGTCATCATCTATTGCATCGACGACGCCACGGTTGATGCCGAAGTATTGCGTCCGATCGTGGAAGCCTTCCCGCAGGCCAAGATACTGACGCGCGTTTTCGACCGGCGCCAGTTGATGGCGATCGAGGGTGCGGGAACGGCAGGCGCGGTGCGCGAGGTGTTCGAAAGCTCGATCGCGTTGGGGCTCATGGCGCTCGAAAAGCTCGACGTCGATCCGCGCCAGATGGAAGATGTCGAGGCGGCGCTGCGCCAGCTCGACGCGACGCGCCTCGCCGCGCAGATGGACGAAGGCGACCTCGCGGCGGGTAAGGATCACCGTTTCAAGCCCGGCGGTGGCCGCGAGTCGGCAAGCGTGCTGGAAAAATTGCGTCAGCGGCGTCAGGAGGCAAAGGCCGCCGCGCGTGACGAGGAAGCGATGCAGGCGGCCGACCCCGAGTCGGCGTGA
- the aroB gene encoding 3-dehydroquinate synthase, with product MTRLTVELGARSYPILIGEGLLDELGAQVAPLLKRPRTMIVTDTHVADAYLAKVGAALGAEGISFSSLVLPAGEATKSWEGLARLTEWLIGEGVERSDHVIALGGGVIGDLVGFACSIVKRGCAFIQVPTTLLAQVDSSVGGKTAINVAAGKNLIGAFHQPALVVIDPATLTTLPRRELGAGYAEVVKYGLIDDADFFAWCEANGAALLVGDTAARAYAIAHSVAAKARIVAADERETQDIRALLNLGHSFGHALEAETGYSARLLHGEAVAAGMVLAHRFSAAKGLCSAADAERVRAHLASVDLPHSLASAGINTGGAALAAHMAHDKKVRGGKLPLILTRGIGRSFVTDEYGLDSVAEFLDAQAA from the coding sequence ATGACCAGACTGACCGTCGAACTCGGCGCGCGCAGCTATCCGATCCTGATCGGCGAGGGACTGCTCGACGAATTGGGCGCGCAGGTCGCCCCGCTACTGAAGCGTCCGCGCACGATGATCGTCACCGATACCCACGTGGCCGATGCCTATCTGGCCAAGGTCGGCGCCGCGCTGGGTGCAGAGGGCATCTCCTTTTCCTCGCTCGTCCTGCCCGCAGGCGAAGCAACGAAAAGCTGGGAGGGTCTGGCGCGGCTGACCGAATGGCTGATCGGCGAAGGCGTCGAACGCAGCGATCATGTTATCGCACTCGGCGGCGGTGTCATCGGCGATCTCGTCGGCTTTGCGTGCAGCATCGTCAAGCGCGGCTGCGCCTTCATCCAGGTGCCGACGACATTGCTTGCGCAGGTCGACAGCAGCGTCGGCGGCAAGACCGCGATCAACGTCGCCGCGGGCAAGAATCTGATCGGCGCCTTTCATCAGCCGGCGCTGGTCGTGATCGACCCCGCGACGCTGACCACCCTCCCCCGCCGCGAACTCGGTGCGGGCTATGCCGAAGTCGTCAAATATGGCCTGATCGACGATGCGGACTTCTTTGCCTGGTGTGAGGCGAACGGCGCCGCGCTGCTGGTCGGCGATACCGCCGCGCGCGCTTATGCCATCGCGCACAGCGTCGCGGCTAAGGCACGGATCGTCGCCGCCGACGAACGCGAGACGCAGGATATCCGCGCGCTGCTCAATCTGGGCCACAGCTTCGGCCACGCGCTTGAGGCCGAAACGGGCTATTCAGCGCGACTGCTGCACGGTGAAGCGGTTGCGGCGGGCATGGTCCTCGCGCATCGGTTTTCGGCGGCGAAGGGCCTGTGCTCCGCCGCCGATGCCGAACGGGTGCGCGCGCATCTGGCGAGCGTCGACTTGCCGCACAGCCTGGCCAGCGCGGGCATCAATACCGGCGGCGCGGCGCTTGCGGCGCATATGGCGCACGACAAGAAGGTGCGCGGCGGCAAACTGCCGCTGATTCTGACGCGCGGTATCGGCCGGAGTTTCGTCACCGACGAATATGGGCTCGACAGCGTAGCGGAATTTCTCGACGCGCAGGCGGCTTAG
- a CDS encoding shikimate kinase, whose amino-acid sequence MSRNPKSPAPDIAPAIRARPIVLVGLMGSGKSTIGRRLAQRLGMRFADADDEIERAAGMTISDIFARFGEAHFRDGERRVIARLLAGRPLVLATGGGAFMNDETRALILGKSLCIWLDADVATLVERVGRRSHRPLLKNRDPGEVLRELAAVRNPVYAEAHIRVSSASNPHEHTVRAILEALSQWKPQ is encoded by the coding sequence ATGTCGCGAAACCCGAAAAGCCCGGCCCCGGACATCGCGCCCGCAATTCGCGCGCGGCCGATCGTGCTCGTCGGATTGATGGGATCGGGCAAATCGACGATCGGCCGCCGCCTGGCGCAGCGCCTCGGCATGCGCTTCGCCGACGCCGACGACGAGATCGAACGCGCCGCCGGCATGACGATATCCGACATTTTCGCGCGCTTCGGCGAAGCGCATTTCCGCGACGGCGAACGCCGCGTGATCGCGCGCCTGCTCGCCGGTCGGCCGCTGGTGCTCGCGACGGGCGGCGGCGCCTTCATGAACGACGAGACGCGCGCGCTGATCCTGGGCAAAAGCCTGTGCATCTGGCTCGATGCCGACGTTGCGACCCTGGTCGAGCGCGTCGGGCGCCGCAGCCATCGCCCGCTGCTCAAGAACCGCGACCCCGGTGAGGTGCTGCGCGAACTCGCCGCGGTCCGCAATCCCGTCTATGCCGAGGCGCATATCCGCGTCAGCTCGGCAAGCAATCCGCACGAACATACGGTGCGCGCGATCCTGGAGGCGCTGTCGCAATGGAAGCCGCAATGA